From the genome of Vulpes lagopus strain Blue_001 chromosome 2, ASM1834538v1, whole genome shotgun sequence, one region includes:
- the CALHM4 gene encoding calcium homeostasis modulator protein 4 isoform X2: MLGWILITLATIAILVSCCLARCCSPLTSLQHCYWTNHLHNERELFEQAAEQHSRLIIMQRIKKLFGFIPGKEDVKHIRIPSCQDWRDISAPSLFCMGEDLQGRYSFLGDRVDEDNEESKPEGIELKP; this comes from the coding sequence ATGCTGGGCTGGATTTTGATCACCTTGGCAACCATCGCTATCCTCGTGTCCTGCTGCTTGGCGAGGTGCTGCTCCCCCCTCACCTCTCTGCAGCATTGCTACTGGACCAACCACCTGCACAACGAGAGGGAGCTCTTTGAACAAGCTGCAGAGCAGCATTCACGGCTCATCATCATGCAGCGCATAAAGAAACTCTTTGGCTTTATTCCTGGAAAGGAAGATGTCAAACACATCCGTATTCCTTCATGTCAGGACTGGAGAGATATTTCAGCACCCAGTCTTTTCTGCATGGGTGAGGACTTGCAAGGTCGCTATAGCTTCCTTGGAGACAGGGTGGATGAGGATAATGAGGAAAGCAAACCCGAAGGTATTGAATTAAAACCTTGA